One Hordeum vulgare subsp. vulgare chromosome 4H, MorexV3_pseudomolecules_assembly, whole genome shotgun sequence DNA window includes the following coding sequences:
- the LOC123447809 gene encoding ATP-dependent (S)-NAD(P)H-hydrate dehydratase yields the protein MSLSMGACPHAWQHHLPHRGRMWAASPAFRRQLFLLRSLAPTCVDGGRVSSSSLRLHAMSAAPAAAGPVYEADAEAVVRRITPPLDRARHKGQAGKIAIIGGCREYTGAPYFAAISALKVGADLSHVFCTKDAATVIKSYSPELIVHPILEESYSVRDDERESVSSSILTEVIKWMERFDCIVVGPGLGRDSFLMDCVSNIMRHARQANIPTVVDGDGLFLITNNIGLVEDNSLAILTPNVYEYKRLVQKVLNCEVNEENASEQLTALCEKIGGVTIMRKGKADLISDGKKVTQVSTFGSPRRCGGQGDILSGSVAVFSSWAWHFLSSNEQPKENSVNPMVLGCIAGSLLLRKAAALAFEKNKRSTVTTDIIEFLGQSLEDICPAGR from the exons ATGAGCCTGTCAATGGGCGCGTGCCCCCACGCGTGGCAGCACCACCTACCTCACCGCGGCCGCATGTGGGCCGCCTCCCCGGCCTTCCGCAGGCAGCTCTTCCTGCTCCGCTCTCTCGCGCCCACCTGCGTAGACGGCGGCCGCGTCTCCTCGAGCTCTCTTCGGCTCCACGCGATGTCCGCGGCACCGGCGGCGGCCGGGCCGGTGTACGAGGCGGACGCGGAGGCGGTGGTCCGGCGAATCACGCCGCCGCTCGACCGCGCAAGGCACAAGGGTCAGGCAG GGAAGATTGCAATAATTGGTGGATGTCGCGAGTACACTGGTGCTCCTTATTTTGCTGCTATCTCTGCGTTGAAAGTT GGTGCAGATCTCTCACATGTTTTCTGCACAAAAGATGCTGCAACAGTAATCAAGAGCTATAGCCCTGAGCTGATTGTGCATCCAATATTAGAGGAGTCCTACAGTGTAAG GGATGATGAAAGAGAATCTGTTTCTTCTAGCATTCTCACTGAAGTTATAAAGTGGATGGAGCGCTTTGATTGCATTGTTGTTGGCCCCGGCCTTGGAAGGGACTCATTTCTTATG GATTGTGTCAGTAATATCATGAGGCATGCACGACAGGCTAATATCCCAACTGTTGTTGATGGG GATGGCCTTTTCCTTATAACCAATAACATTGGTCTTGTTGAAGATAACTCTCTTGCCATCTTAACACCAAATGTATACGAGTACAAGCGTCTTGTCCAGAAGGTTCTTAACTGTGAAGTAAACGAGGAAAATGCTTCTGAGCAACTGACTGCACTTTGCGAAAA aattggTGGCGTAACCATCATGAGGAAAGGAAAAGCAGATCTGATTAGTGATGGTAAAAAAG TCACACAAGTGAGTACCTTTGGTTCTCCAAGGCGATGTGGTGGTCAAGGCGACATTCTCTCTGGAAG CGTGGCAGTATTTTCATCATGGGCATGGCACTTTCTCTCGTCAAATGAGCAACCTAAAGAGAATAG TGTGAATCCTATGGTTCTTGGCTGCATAGCCGGGTCTCTGTTGCTCAGAAAAGCTGCGGCGCTTGCATTCGAGAAGAACAAGAGATCGACCGTCACTACTGACATCATTGAGTTCTTGGGCCAAAG CTTGGAAGATATCTGCCCTGCTGGGCGGTAG